A region of the Mytilus edulis chromosome 11, xbMytEdul2.2, whole genome shotgun sequence genome:
ttttttttttccttatcggtgacctatgttttttattggctcattctttgaagctatattccagcttttcatattacagttttggacaaattgtcatagaacgttttttttttatattccgataaaaatatgtcaacacctgtattttccctatcatttcattgaaaaatggtctcTTTTACaaacctgtttaaaagtaaaatttttagcttaaatggtccgtgaccccctatttttttttcgaccaatttgattcattttctttaaagaatgAAATAACCAAAAAtccggcacttctgatagaaacttcgaataagcccgagccaccttaagatCAAATAGGCATAACTGGGGGAAAATGCAACAAAGGTGAAATTTACTTCAGGGAGTTCGAACCTaaatttcgttttatttttttttaatttcctttacACTTTAAGTATACACACACTTTGGAGTATCCACACTCTTCTGTTATCTGttgatagaaataaaataaatgagacAAGtggattttatttttagtttattatcAATGTAGGAGCAAATCTAGTAAATTTAGATATTTAAACAATGGTAGCGTTCAAGGATACTTTTCTCtttaaaaaagcttaaattttcgAAACAGTTCGATAAATTAAGTTTAGCAATTATGTATATAGGTCACTTAATAACAATTTGCCTACATCAACAAGCAATTGTGTTAAAGGCAATGGCAGGGTTTGctacaatttaaagaaaatgcattttatttgcGACGAATATTACTCTTTTTGATGCAACATACTCGCGTCCGGTGTACACTATCTTTATTTATCAGTCAGAActataaattacctgtttacaaaacgtTGGAATTTTCGAAGGATATTTTAATACCAGGAATAGATGAACTTAACTGTAGTTAGCAAAACCATGCGGATTTATTGGTCCTAAGTGTTCTTCAACTTAGTCCTATATTGGACCTTTTCTAGCTTGTGTTTGGTATCACAGCGTTCTAACGTGACTTTTGTACAGAAAACGCGATCTAacaattttaatcattattaCTCCTATGGGTAAATATTTGTTTGCAGTTTGTAAGGTTTACATTATTCTAAAtttcaattaacatgattaaagtgACGAAACATCAAGTGTTTCATATTTTATCTACTTACAGTTACCCAAATATCCGTTTTTTGTAggtaattatatatatttctaaacgTATGTAttggttttatatatttataaaaaataacaatacacTCATTCAATTGCTGTAGAGTTGTCTCGAagcataaacaaacaaaacaaatgattcaaaattaatgaattgcacaaatattatgaaataaagtTATTAAATGAAACGATTTGCatatatacaaacataaaatcatagatttaaacatattttagtattttttattATAAGGACCACCTGTATTTGCAAAAGAAAACAGATATGTCAAGATTGGAAAAGTGAGGAAGTCATCGATGACAATGTCATTTCTTGTCTACAGTTGTCCTGATGTTGAAGAAATATTCCTTCAAAAGTTAGGACGCATGCgtggtaaaaaaagaaaaatgaaaaactatGTTTTGAAATCTACATTGTTATACAATGATTTGGACAACACAACTGGAGTTCCTggttataatattttaattgaaagtgaCGAATTAGACATAGAGGACTTTCAAGCTTATATTACTACAGTAACAAATCGTTTGGGTGCCAGcgattattattttgaaattataaagaaaggtaagaagaaaataaatttcaGTACTATGGAACTATTTGAGCTAATGATTATGTGTTTCTAGTTCAAATTTCGTTTACACAAGACAAAATATTGTTTACTCATACTCTTTCTAATTCTGACCACTATTGATTTTTTAGCTGCAGCCATCCGGACCTTGTTTTCCTTTGGAGAATAAAGAATAAATTTTTCACTTCATTTTTAGCGTATGTTGTGTTTGTCGAAAATTGCGGATTCATTTATCGTCCTGGATACCATGTTTTTAGGATCAACGAAACATCATTTTCGTCGATAGTTGAAATTGAGGCTTCAGTAAGCTATACAAGCATAGAAAACATCTGTACTTCGTTGAATTtcacaaaataacaacaaaaccAACTGAAATTGATCTCCCATGAAAACACACGAATCCACAGACCGATTTTTCATTGCATATTTTGAACATAACGGATGTTCTCGGAAAATCAgaaattgtttttgattttgattttatttatcttaaatcCTTTCTACAATTTGTATATTGTTATACTActgataaacaaaaaaataaaattcatagaCATTTGATCACGTTAGATGAGAAACTATGTACTGTAAATTAAGCCATCATTTGAtgagattcatatttttttactgaTGATCATGTCATTGTCTTATAATATGACAAAAATGCATGAATGGGAAATTTTTGTACGTATGACATAAACTAGCTCTCTTCTGATACCATCTCaatgttaaaattttatcaatttcagaGGACCGTGAAATAGATCAGAGAGAGAAGAAATACGTTTTCACAATTTGCATTATAGCTGCGGTTCTATTCGGTTCGATTATTATTCATGTCGGATTATGTGTACATCGTGCAAAGATTAGGGTTCCAATACATTCCAATATGAATGAGGACCGCACTTATCATACCTATGATGAAATTGGGACAATTTCGTACGGTGCTGTCAGTAACATACGTCCGTCAGAAACACAAGACAATCAAGGTCAGAACCTGACGCAGCAACACGCAGTGACATTTTCAAATACAGCTTATATGCAAACAACTGACAATGATCCAAATGCATTGGATGCTGACTTTCCCAATGATAATTTACAACAACATGGGGTAACTGGCGTGCAAGAGCAACATATGTCTTTATCTACAAATGAAACGAACAGTATAGACGATAGAGAACAATCAAGTGACCAAAAGAGTCAAACTAGCAATGACTCTGATAGTGAATCATCACAGACTGTTATGGTAGGCATTGTTGGTGATGGATATGAAAACCCTTATCAGACTGTATTACTAGATCGTCCGGAGAGTCATCAGTACACTCATATCACAATAGAAAGAAACACCAGTATAGTATCTGCTGACTCAGATTGTGAAATGCAATTACTTGAACATAGTTTGACAAAGGAAGCGGGTTACATCAATCTGCAATTCTAATTTTCGTCGAAATGGGAATACGAATTTCAGGTATTTAGTTTCGCCAGTTAGGAAAGATATGCATGCAATTAGATAGttaaatatgtaaataattgGACGAATCGCTGATATAGTATGATTTAgtatgtactgtttttttttaagtttattatCATACATTATGCGATTAAGAAAAGAAGAATGTCTTTGTTCAAATGTTTATCTTCTTTTTATCGTTACAGTTTTTGTCTCTCAACTGTTAAAACCATTCAGTCGCTAACTTGTAAAGTTTGTGTTTCTTTTCTTGAAAAACAACTCGAAGTTAAATAACGTCATGTGAATAAATGAAAACTGTCCTGCAGTAAAATATTGAATTCGTTGATTTTATGTGGCAAAGTTTAGTGAGTACattataaaaattgaatatttacaaaaacaaacagtgACAGTCATTTtacttataattaaaaataatattcagcAGTTTCTCTTTGGCCCATGGAAAATAATTCCTTTGACTTGCTTGATTATTGTTTACATAATGCTAAATGAATAAATCTATTCCCTAGTTAAAGCAAGGACACATTTTGTTATGTTGGATGTGGAGTGAGGACgaattagaaatatataatttgtaacaATTAGCTAAGATTGAATATAACAGTATTGATACGTTAATGTTTGTGTCGTTGCCATAACTTATGAATCATGTGAATGTTGATGGAAAAGTAATAAAAAGTTAAATTGTTTAAGTAAGGACAAAGATActgttatcatttttatattacatttctTTTGGGATTTggtcaggttttttttaaagaatagatTTTAgttaaatagttttcaaataaactatatattgtattatttcatgTTGATATCAATCATATAAATTTTGTGAatccattttttatttatctgtcTTAAAGTTGTTTTCTTGATTGACACGGTTAAACAGTATGATATGCACGGAAAGAAACAGAGTTCCTATATATAACACATTAACGTGCTCAATATATTTGGATATAGTATTGCAATACATTTGATTACGCTCAAACTATTATTTAGACATTTTGTACAATATTGCTTAAGCTTGAGTGCTATTCCCTGTTTTTCCTTGTTTGCTGTCGACAATCAAAACCTTCATCAacctttttgtaaatattgtataCATATAAAATGTTGTTAATGAACTTTAGCGTAAAATAAAATAGCATTGCtttacttgtttgttttatattagtCATTTGTTTCGTTATTATGATACTTAAAATCTAACATGACAGTTTCCGTTCCCTTTAGGTAGGTTCTCCAAACTCTTCAATAGAGGAAGTTTTTATTCAACATGtgtattgtttaattttattcaGACACAAGTGTGTCCGCGATATCGCTATTAGACTATTAGGTCATTATAACCTTCGATAATTTGTCattgtgttttaaatatttgacactgattcaacaaaaaaaaaaatcaaaccagaTATTAGTTCTCTTTAATCCTTTTCTGGAAAGTCAAAccactctgtgttttttttttcttatttcaaataacAAATGGTACCATATGAACAAATTCACGCAATAACTGAAAGCGTAAACAAATTACTGGAACATGAAAATTTGCTGAAACATGGCTAGACATTGAACCATGGAACAGACTACCTTGTGACCTTCAAGAGAGTTGTTCGAATAGTATTCAACATGCAGAAATAAATGCCCAACATTagtcataattatgttttttattatGTCTTGCCGTTTACTATCATCACTATTGTCAGtaaaaattactttaaattcaaTGTCACAACATGTAGCTGTCCTACCAATAGAATTGAACAGATGACTGTTGTTTTTAGCTGATGTTTATTTCTGtactttgtaaaatatttatgttaGTGTGGTCGCAGTGATCAACTCCTTAGAAAAGAAAGCATCAAAACACTCAATACAACTTTTTGTAACGTTTTGCAACATAATTATCATTTCTCTTTAGctactttttatgttataatgatACACTCATGTTACAAGTAAATTTGAAGTTACCCACTGTTCAAACGTTTAATCGCGCTGCGTTTGGTGAACCTTCTCGTGCCAGGAGCCTGTTGTTTGgtgattgttgtttgttgatgtgcttcctcgtttttcgtttttcaaTATCTAAAAAAAAGATTAGACCGTCAGATATCTCGTTTCAACTGTTTTACATTGGTAATTTGTTGACTCATTATGTactgctgttcgatgtgagccaatgtgatttgttgaagaccgtatcttGGCCTATACATGATAACCTCTTACACATTATGACTTGGaaggagagtggtctcattgaaaatcatataaCATCTTCTTATTGCTATACAAGACAGTGTAGCATATTATTTTGAAAGAATACAATGTATTCTAAACTTTGTGTTTCCTTCAAAAAAACAAGTGTTCATCGAGCAAGATTACATGTACACAAACAACGCTTTACTCTTATTGTAAAGTATTTCAGCCTTATTATTTTTCCTGTTTTGATTTCAATGATAAATTCGTTTAAGATTTAAACCACTCAAAATTTCTatcgattttatttttaatacagat
Encoded here:
- the LOC139494726 gene encoding uncharacterized protein, whose product is MHGHYSDDFLKSDGIKYDIILRPSIIELKIKNVTTNNTGIYSIDTWDPASTLQLSITNMSCPSRATKEVCAKEGSSALLTFIIEDFIYHEPIRDFIYYNPFEDPYRPLSNFTLHVDFYIYNVTHEDEGSYRSPFILDIIGLQVSKLWFINQTDLKTIVGQEGEALDIICSSDPDQYITELTLESNGTVKAIGDNQTVSYLFIPYRTDHLTKYQCLDSKHSSIMIEVELIIQYAPAVTIRYTNGTIECDCDGVPPIYNVYRLDQISKYGGLVRSVNLDNETFVFNTDLFPYQRNGRHMCVVSNGIPDTNGKELQNSTIHVNYEGPPVFAKENRYVKIGKVRKSSMTMSFLVYSCPDVEEIFLQKLGRMRGKKRKMKNYVLKSTLLYNDLDNTTGVPGYNILIESDELDIEDFQAYITTVTNRLGASDYYFEIIKKEDREIDQREKKYVFTICIIAAVLFGSIIIHVGLCVHRAKIRVPIHSNMNEDRTYHTYDEIGTISYGAVSNIRPSETQDNQGQNLTQQHAVTFSNTAYMQTTDNDPNALDADFPNDNLQQHGVTGVQEQHMSLSTNETNSIDDREQSSDQKSQTSNDSDSESSQTVMVGIVGDGYENPYQTVLLDRPESHQYTHITIERNTSIVSADSDCEMQLLEHSLTKEAGYINLQF